The Mesorhizobium sp. B1-1-8 genome contains a region encoding:
- a CDS encoding glycosyltransferase, whose translation MAADISVVIPAKNAAATIGATLGSLVSDRPLILEILVVNDGSEAATAAVAADCAERLGLPINVVDIDAGGAGAARNAGMERAGGAFIFFLDADDQVMPGSLAALRSAFEGRGAGLAIGASIRRTKGRPDKLKTPHGYGPDRRQNTRRYLRNELWPIAMGSGLVAKWATAGIRFPEAIGLDEDTCYWTALLARADVVTVDSPVLLYHHDEERMARRFVSAPRRTFLAIARELNRLGAAGVDRDAVQWRKAWIAQRIARQLIKHGMYADAAAMMRALRAHKELDRSWKALQYRARIRIGRMIRPATPSASRAGVTHLRRTLFISFDPAFPAMSGADLRTFGNALAAAEFGPVCLASIRPVSGQAPALPRPDMRSVGLTEEGAKRVRSLGWRRIRGENRIPRIALARLKALVREFGPDTIVVESIWLFKLLRPLRRLTERLVLDMHNVESDLAAQTPSLGAARQFSPAVRQLERKAAAIVDRIWVCSLRDRERLKAFVSQILPIDVVPNGIPHAGEIAQALRPPPGTSGGFPVILFVGHLGYGPNVDAAQRLARTILPRIRQAFPMARLVLAGRAPNAAVALLSRLDGVTLVENPDDVGPLLAAAHLSIIPLKVGGGTRIKILEAMASGVPVVATPLAAEGLDLIDGETVSIGETDEGLADLAVSLCSDPARMAGLRARAHDTAWSRFGPQAIRDAVRRGLEATRR comes from the coding sequence ATGGCCGCCGACATCAGCGTCGTCATTCCGGCGAAAAACGCAGCGGCGACCATCGGCGCCACGCTCGGCAGTCTCGTTTCCGACCGGCCGCTGATCCTCGAAATCCTTGTGGTCAACGACGGTTCGGAGGCTGCGACCGCTGCTGTGGCTGCCGATTGCGCCGAACGCCTTGGCCTGCCGATAAATGTCGTCGACATCGATGCGGGCGGCGCGGGCGCGGCACGCAATGCCGGCATGGAACGGGCCGGCGGCGCATTCATCTTCTTCCTCGATGCCGATGACCAGGTGATGCCGGGAAGCCTTGCCGCCTTGCGCTCCGCATTCGAGGGACGCGGCGCCGGCCTTGCGATCGGCGCCAGCATACGGCGCACGAAGGGCCGGCCGGACAAGCTCAAGACGCCGCATGGCTACGGCCCGGACAGGCGCCAGAACACGCGGCGATACCTTCGAAACGAGCTGTGGCCGATCGCCATGGGAAGCGGGCTGGTGGCGAAATGGGCTACGGCAGGCATCCGCTTTCCGGAAGCCATCGGCCTTGACGAGGACACGTGCTACTGGACGGCGCTGCTGGCGCGTGCCGACGTGGTCACAGTCGACAGCCCGGTGCTTCTCTATCACCATGACGAAGAACGGATGGCGCGGCGTTTTGTCAGCGCGCCGCGCCGGACCTTCCTTGCCATAGCGCGCGAACTCAACAGGCTGGGGGCTGCGGGCGTCGACAGGGATGCGGTGCAATGGCGCAAGGCATGGATAGCGCAACGCATCGCCCGCCAGTTGATCAAGCACGGGATGTATGCGGATGCCGCCGCCATGATGCGCGCGCTCCGGGCGCACAAGGAATTGGATCGGAGCTGGAAGGCGCTGCAATACCGGGCCAGGATACGCATCGGGCGCATGATAAGGCCGGCGACGCCATCAGCCTCCCGCGCCGGCGTGACCCATTTGCGGCGCACGCTGTTCATCAGCTTCGACCCGGCCTTTCCGGCGATGTCCGGGGCTGATCTGAGGACCTTCGGCAATGCCTTGGCGGCCGCTGAATTCGGTCCGGTCTGCCTCGCCTCGATAAGGCCGGTTTCCGGTCAGGCACCGGCACTGCCCAGGCCCGACATGCGCAGCGTCGGTCTGACCGAAGAGGGGGCGAAGCGCGTGCGATCTCTTGGCTGGCGAAGGATCAGGGGCGAGAACAGGATTCCACGAATTGCCCTGGCCCGCCTCAAAGCACTTGTCCGGGAATTCGGTCCCGATACCATCGTCGTTGAGAGCATTTGGTTGTTCAAGCTGCTGCGGCCTTTGCGCCGGCTGACAGAACGGCTTGTTCTCGACATGCACAATGTCGAATCCGATCTCGCCGCGCAGACGCCGTCCCTCGGCGCAGCACGGCAATTTTCGCCCGCCGTCAGGCAGCTGGAACGCAAGGCTGCCGCCATCGTCGACCGTATCTGGGTCTGCTCGCTGCGGGATCGCGAGCGACTGAAGGCGTTCGTTTCCCAAATTTTGCCGATCGACGTCGTGCCGAACGGCATCCCGCACGCCGGCGAAATAGCGCAGGCGCTGCGACCGCCGCCCGGCACGTCGGGCGGCTTTCCGGTGATCCTGTTTGTCGGCCATCTGGGTTATGGGCCAAATGTCGATGCCGCACAAAGGCTGGCACGCACCATCCTGCCCCGCATCCGGCAGGCGTTTCCCATGGCGAGGCTCGTCCTTGCCGGCCGGGCACCCAATGCGGCCGTCGCGCTCTTATCAAGACTGGACGGCGTCACACTGGTCGAGAATCCTGACGATGTCGGGCCCCTGCTGGCGGCCGCGCATCTCAGCATCATTCCACTCAAAGTGGGCGGCGGAACGCGCATCAAGATCCTCGAAGCGATGGCCTCGGGCGTTCCGGTGGTCGCAACGCCGCTTGCCGCCGAAGGACTGGACCTCATCGACGGCGAAACCGTGTCGATCGGCGAGACCGACGAAGGGCTGGCAGACCTCGCGGTGTCGCTTTGTTCCGACCCTGCCCGGATGGCCGGCTTGCGTGCCCGCGCCCATGACACGGCGTGGTCGCGCTTCGGACCGCAGGCGATCCGCGACGCGGTCCGGCGTGGCCTGGAGGCCACCAGAAGATGA
- a CDS encoding glycosyltransferase family 10 domain-containing protein, with product MLSNAPLILFYTNLFAKPVDIAAMPKCAVPVEWTNDRRRLREAAAVVFHLPNYREVGDARKYPGQLWVAWSMESVENYRLTAEPAFMRHFDITMTYEAGSDVWMPYLPEAGWWEAARKAAIPLKTEDAPAVHFQSSKINQSGRDVFVAELSRSIGVDRYGRFNPTRHIEGPDLGRKTKLETIGRYRFCLALENSIAPDYVTEKMFDPLAAGTVPVYLGAPNAAEFVPENSYIDAASFGTPAELAAYLRHLIETPQEYQAYFAWRSKPLPAGLAARLGQISLPPLCRLAQLVQYRLERCGSQLSGGPSLPFGPASFVRTRLRRWRKAASGG from the coding sequence ATGCTGTCGAACGCTCCGCTCATCCTTTTCTACACAAATTTATTTGCCAAGCCGGTCGACATCGCGGCCATGCCGAAATGCGCTGTTCCGGTCGAATGGACCAACGACCGGCGGCGCCTTCGCGAAGCGGCGGCCGTGGTCTTTCATCTGCCGAACTATCGCGAGGTCGGCGATGCCCGCAAATACCCCGGTCAGCTCTGGGTTGCCTGGTCGATGGAGAGCGTCGAGAATTATCGCCTGACGGCCGAACCGGCCTTCATGCGGCACTTCGACATCACCATGACCTACGAAGCCGGATCGGACGTCTGGATGCCTTATCTGCCGGAAGCCGGCTGGTGGGAAGCTGCGCGAAAAGCGGCGATACCGCTCAAGACGGAAGACGCACCGGCGGTGCATTTCCAGTCGTCGAAGATCAACCAAAGCGGCCGCGACGTCTTCGTTGCCGAGTTGTCCCGAAGCATCGGGGTCGACCGCTATGGCCGGTTCAATCCCACGCGCCACATCGAAGGCCCGGATCTTGGCCGCAAAACGAAGCTGGAAACCATCGGCCGATACCGTTTCTGCCTTGCGCTCGAAAATTCGATCGCGCCCGACTATGTCACCGAAAAGATGTTCGATCCGCTGGCGGCCGGCACCGTGCCGGTCTATCTCGGCGCGCCCAATGCGGCCGAGTTCGTCCCGGAAAATTCCTATATCGACGCGGCGTCCTTCGGCACGCCGGCCGAGCTTGCAGCCTACCTTAGGCATCTCATTGAGACGCCGCAGGAATATCAGGCCTACTTTGCCTGGCGCTCAAAGCCCCTGCCCGCAGGGCTGGCGGCGCGTCTCGGCCAAATCTCCTTGCCGCCATTATGTCGCCTTGCACAACTCGTGCAGTACCGCCTCGAGCGGTGCGGAAGCCAGTTGTCGGGCGGACCTTCGCTGCCGTTTGGCCCCGCATCTTTCGTTCGCACCCGGCTGCGCCGCTGGCGGAAAGCCGCCAGCGGCGGCTGA
- a CDS encoding polysaccharide biosynthesis/export family protein, which yields MPGSLLFRAHGRFAAIALAALLAASPLAVAGEYRLGPQDKLHIRVAEWQTVDGTFRDWSAVNGEYSVGPAGTLSVPFVGDMQAAGKTTSEIAAAIGLALQRKLALTDKPEASVEMAQFRPFYISGEVQNPGQFPYVPDLTVLKAVSIAGGMRRNADLGPQLAKDLVTAKGNFDIYDDQRIRLMVKRARIDADLAGKTSFEAPKEVEGDPRLPTIVADEMAILTSDHKALNLKLQALDDLKATLQAEIESLQKKIDNQQKQADLAQQQLTSIGPLAQKGLINNTRLLSSQQAVTDLQGKILDYETAILTAKQSISKATQDAIDAQNTLTSRLTADRQQTEADLNESMLRVGMQKGLIAQASDPAMTAAITGSQEPTLLYSLLRVADGKTSEIEAKEDTPVLPGDVIKVKLAPTASQ from the coding sequence TTGCCTGGCAGTCTTCTTTTCAGGGCTCACGGCCGGTTCGCGGCCATCGCGCTGGCAGCTTTGCTCGCGGCTTCGCCGCTGGCGGTTGCCGGCGAATATCGTCTTGGGCCGCAGGACAAGCTCCACATCCGCGTCGCCGAATGGCAGACGGTCGACGGCACGTTCCGCGACTGGTCAGCCGTCAACGGCGAATATTCGGTCGGGCCGGCCGGCACGCTCTCGGTGCCGTTCGTCGGCGACATGCAGGCGGCCGGCAAGACCACGTCGGAGATCGCCGCCGCGATCGGCCTCGCCCTGCAGCGCAAGCTGGCGCTGACGGACAAGCCGGAAGCATCGGTCGAAATGGCGCAGTTCCGGCCGTTCTACATCTCGGGCGAGGTCCAGAACCCCGGCCAATTTCCTTACGTGCCCGACCTGACTGTGCTCAAGGCGGTCAGCATCGCCGGTGGTATGCGGCGCAATGCCGACCTCGGCCCTCAACTCGCCAAGGACCTGGTCACCGCAAAGGGCAATTTCGACATCTATGACGACCAGCGCATCCGGCTGATGGTCAAGCGCGCCCGCATCGATGCCGATCTCGCCGGCAAGACGAGTTTCGAGGCGCCGAAGGAGGTCGAGGGCGATCCGAGGCTGCCGACTATCGTAGCCGATGAGATGGCGATCCTGACCTCCGACCATAAGGCGCTGAACCTGAAGCTGCAGGCGCTCGACGATTTGAAGGCAACCCTGCAGGCCGAAATCGAGTCGCTGCAAAAGAAGATCGACAACCAGCAGAAGCAGGCCGATCTGGCGCAGCAGCAGCTCACCAGCATCGGCCCGCTGGCGCAGAAGGGCCTGATCAACAACACGCGACTGCTGTCGTCGCAGCAGGCGGTGACGGACCTGCAGGGCAAGATCCTGGACTACGAGACGGCCATCCTCACTGCCAAGCAGTCGATCAGCAAGGCGACGCAGGACGCCATCGATGCGCAGAATACACTCACTTCGCGTCTCACCGCCGACCGGCAGCAGACCGAAGCCGATCTGAATGAGTCCATGCTTAGGGTTGGCATGCAGAAGGGTCTGATTGCACAGGCGTCGGACCCCGCCATGACGGCGGCCATCACAGGCAGCCAAGAGCCGACGCTGCTCTATTCACTGCTCAGAGTTGCCGACGGCAAGACGAGCGAGATTGAAGCCAAGGAAGACACGCCCGTGCTGCCGGGCGACGTGATCAAGGTGAAGCTGGCGCCGACAGCGAGCCAGTAG
- a CDS encoding bifunctional DNA primase/polymerase: MRPEALTDYAVRLLERGYIGLPLRAGGKHLDLAAMGYEPLHFKTQRKDLKELAFTSIAFQLSQKPPTARDIERWFHGFSGNLGILGGYSNLMILDFDDGAAYGSWLKDHREVASGTPTARSPSGFHVYLRTREPTVSSSLHFGTRRVGHVKALGGYIVASPSMLKDGSCYSWIGGQSPFEVEPQTVENLAGLSLRPVSPFKHFYNRLLGRGFFERQ, encoded by the coding sequence ATGCGGCCTGAGGCGCTGACCGACTATGCTGTCAGGTTATTGGAGCGGGGCTATATAGGCCTGCCGCTTCGAGCTGGCGGCAAGCATCTCGATCTTGCGGCGATGGGATATGAACCGCTGCACTTCAAGACCCAGCGCAAGGATCTCAAGGAGCTGGCTTTCACATCCATAGCCTTCCAATTGTCGCAGAAGCCGCCGACGGCCCGAGACATCGAGCGCTGGTTTCACGGCTTTTCCGGAAATCTGGGCATACTGGGCGGGTATTCCAATCTGATGATACTCGATTTCGACGACGGCGCCGCCTATGGCAGTTGGCTGAAGGACCACCGGGAGGTCGCAAGCGGCACGCCCACAGCGAGATCGCCGAGCGGATTTCATGTTTATCTCAGAACGCGAGAACCAACCGTTTCCTCCAGCCTGCATTTCGGGACGCGCCGGGTCGGCCACGTCAAGGCCCTGGGTGGCTATATCGTCGCCAGTCCGTCCATGCTGAAGGACGGCTCCTGCTACAGCTGGATCGGCGGCCAGTCGCCATTCGAGGTCGAACCGCAGACCGTCGAAAATCTGGCCGGACTTTCGCTGCGGCCGGTGTCACCGTTCAAGCATTTCTACAACCGCCTGCTCGGGCGCGGGTTCTTCGAGCGGCAGTGA
- a CDS encoding O-antigen ligase family protein, translating to MKIPKSILIDPEANRAYGAFAVAVSVVAFAYSSNFGKILILAYYAVWLPLLFVDYRRFTRNLSDAWLPLLFATYVCLSVFWSHAAGISARAAVQYSSHILCAYIAARTISVRTLVLGSLIGVFFVLLYSLKVNGYALDVIDGTYNFVGAFGSKNQVGFFASLGIFFCLIFLGFYRRNWLSFFWTAPLLLLSVYMLAIAHSATSVASLPVVLGIVILLTMSKVLSRQYRRVLFVVGAGAMVAGVAAALNLGLLDFVLGLFGKDSTLTGRTYLWEQGWQAAQQYPLLGYGYAAYWVQGFADAERLWAEFYITTRTGFHFHNTYVETLVELGFVGVTILALIILRAFYGHVSKVVFGDWSADSVVLAGAIGLMLIRSFFEVEMLGPYFTASFIVYYGLFKLKSAPVVRRRRTHIPAQEEKPANGRMPAPV from the coding sequence ATGAAGATACCGAAATCCATCCTGATCGATCCGGAGGCAAACAGGGCCTATGGCGCCTTCGCCGTGGCGGTTTCGGTTGTTGCTTTCGCTTACTCCAGCAATTTCGGCAAGATCCTGATCCTTGCCTACTACGCGGTGTGGCTTCCGCTGCTCTTCGTCGATTACCGGCGCTTCACCCGCAATCTCTCTGACGCCTGGCTGCCGCTGCTTTTCGCCACCTATGTCTGCCTGTCGGTTTTCTGGTCGCATGCGGCCGGGATCAGCGCGCGGGCGGCGGTACAATATTCCTCGCATATCCTGTGCGCCTACATCGCCGCGCGAACCATCAGCGTCCGCACGCTGGTGCTGGGTTCGCTGATCGGCGTCTTCTTCGTCCTGCTCTATTCGCTGAAAGTCAACGGCTATGCACTCGACGTGATCGACGGAACCTACAATTTCGTCGGCGCCTTCGGCTCCAAGAACCAGGTCGGCTTCTTCGCCTCGTTGGGTATCTTTTTTTGCCTGATCTTTCTCGGCTTTTACCGGCGCAACTGGCTGAGCTTCTTCTGGACCGCCCCCCTCCTGTTGTTGTCGGTCTACATGCTGGCGATCGCGCATTCGGCCACGTCGGTCGCCTCGCTGCCGGTGGTGCTCGGCATCGTCATCTTGCTCACCATGAGCAAGGTTCTGTCGCGCCAATACCGCCGCGTGCTCTTCGTGGTCGGCGCCGGTGCGATGGTGGCGGGTGTGGCGGCCGCCCTCAACCTTGGCCTGCTGGATTTCGTGCTCGGCCTCTTCGGCAAGGATTCGACGCTGACCGGACGCACCTATCTTTGGGAGCAGGGCTGGCAGGCGGCGCAGCAATATCCGCTGCTCGGCTATGGCTATGCCGCCTACTGGGTGCAGGGCTTCGCCGACGCGGAGCGGCTGTGGGCGGAATTCTATATCACCACTCGCACAGGCTTCCATTTCCACAACACCTATGTCGAAACGCTGGTCGAGCTCGGCTTCGTCGGCGTGACGATACTGGCGCTGATCATCCTGCGCGCCTTCTACGGCCATGTGTCGAAAGTGGTGTTCGGCGACTGGAGCGCCGATTCGGTGGTGCTTGCCGGCGCTATCGGACTGATGCTGATCCGCTCCTTTTTCGAGGTCGAGATGCTCGGTCCTTACTTCACCGCCTCGTTCATCGTCTATTACGGCCTGTTCAAGCTGAAGTCGGCACCGGTTGTCCGCCGGCGGCGCACGCATATTCCCGCGCAGGAAGAAAAGCCTGCGAACGGCCGCATGCCGGCTCCGGTCTGA
- a CDS encoding sugar transferase, translating to MRDVAKSANAGFSQAGIDFPPPIGGLLKRSFDIIGSLAGLVLLSPLFLMIALLVKLSDGGPIFYGHKRIGRGGRIFACLKFRTMVQDGERVLAAHLAANPDANAEWLATRKLKDDPRVTRVGQVLRKLSLDELPQVINILQGDMSLVGPRPVVRDELEIYGSAAVYYLKSRPGLTGLWQVSGRNDVSYDTRVAFDRHYVENWSMVEDIRIIVKTVPAVWMSRGSY from the coding sequence ATGAGGGACGTCGCCAAGTCGGCTAATGCGGGTTTTTCGCAGGCCGGCATTGATTTTCCACCCCCCATCGGCGGCCTGCTGAAGCGCAGTTTCGATATCATCGGCTCACTGGCCGGTCTTGTGCTGCTCAGCCCGCTGTTCCTGATGATCGCCCTGCTCGTCAAGCTTTCGGATGGCGGCCCGATCTTCTACGGCCACAAGCGGATCGGCCGTGGCGGCCGCATCTTCGCGTGCCTCAAGTTCCGCACCATGGTCCAGGATGGCGAGCGGGTGCTCGCCGCGCATTTGGCCGCCAATCCGGACGCCAATGCCGAATGGCTGGCGACGCGCAAGCTGAAGGACGATCCGCGCGTCACGCGTGTCGGCCAGGTGCTGCGGAAACTCAGCCTCGATGAGTTGCCGCAGGTCATCAACATCCTGCAGGGCGACATGAGCCTTGTGGGGCCGCGCCCTGTGGTGCGCGACGAACTGGAGATCTATGGCAGCGCGGCGGTCTATTACCTGAAATCTCGTCCCGGCCTGACCGGGCTGTGGCAGGTGAGCGGACGCAATGACGTATCCTACGACACCCGCGTCGCCTTCGATCGCCACTATGTCGAGAACTGGTCGATGGTCGAGGACATTCGTATCATTGTAAAGACAGTGCCTGCCGTGTGGATGTCGCGCGGCAGCTATTGA
- a CDS encoding acyltransferase family protein: protein MQPAAPRHVYLNLDAIRGVAAISVMLYHFSPFLADGKVLPSSYLAVDLFFLLSGFVIAHAYDGKIENGMGFGMFVAIRLIRLYPLYLAGTLLGFFYLLVKNRLMPAEYVPVSEIGTMLTTGMLFIPLVGDAYHTIFPLNPASWSLFFELIVNIAYVAAFFLLSRRVLTAIIAGSLALLIVAAIVAGTLDFGMTGKTIISGLPRVAFSFFLGVFLCRSLARYQGSLGFLRRGWWVEAVIALTLAAFAIAPAGAGRVGYNLACVVFIFPAMVVAGAVAPTSPRLAGFYGWLGRISYPIYIIHTPMLMIIAGAGKAVAIDPFAHHPWFGIVMALSVVVIADIATRIFDEPLRRFLQRQMQRSRAVA from the coding sequence ATGCAGCCCGCCGCCCCGCGTCACGTCTACCTCAATCTCGACGCCATCCGCGGCGTGGCGGCAATCAGCGTGATGCTCTACCACTTCTCGCCATTCCTAGCCGACGGCAAAGTGCTGCCGTCGAGCTACCTCGCGGTCGACCTTTTCTTCCTGCTCAGCGGCTTCGTCATTGCGCATGCCTATGACGGAAAGATCGAAAACGGCATGGGCTTCGGCATGTTCGTGGCGATACGCCTGATCCGCCTCTATCCGCTTTACCTGGCCGGCACGCTGCTGGGTTTCTTCTACCTGCTGGTCAAGAATCGGCTGATGCCGGCGGAATACGTGCCGGTCTCCGAGATCGGCACGATGCTGACGACAGGCATGCTGTTCATTCCGCTGGTCGGCGATGCCTATCACACGATCTTTCCGCTCAACCCCGCCTCGTGGTCGCTGTTTTTCGAGCTGATCGTCAACATCGCCTACGTGGCCGCCTTCTTCCTGCTGTCCAGGCGCGTGCTGACGGCGATCATCGCCGGCAGTCTGGCGCTGCTGATCGTCGCCGCGATCGTGGCCGGCACGCTCGACTTCGGCATGACCGGGAAGACCATCATCAGCGGCCTGCCGCGCGTAGCGTTTTCCTTCTTCCTCGGCGTGTTCCTGTGCCGATCGCTGGCACGCTACCAGGGCAGCCTCGGCTTCCTGCGGCGCGGCTGGTGGGTCGAGGCCGTGATAGCGCTGACGCTGGCCGCCTTCGCCATCGCGCCGGCCGGCGCCGGACGCGTCGGCTACAACCTCGCCTGCGTCGTTTTCATCTTCCCGGCCATGGTCGTCGCCGGCGCGGTGGCGCCGACCTCGCCGCGGCTGGCGGGGTTCTATGGCTGGCTGGGGCGGATTTCCTATCCGATCTACATCATCCACACGCCGATGCTGATGATCATCGCCGGGGCCGGCAAGGCGGTGGCGATCGACCCGTTCGCGCACCATCCCTGGTTCGGCATCGTCATGGCGCTATCGGTCGTCGTCATCGCAGATATTGCCACCCGCATCTTCGACGAGCCGCTGCGGCGCTTCCTGCAGCGGCAGATGCAGCGGTCGCGGGCCGTGGCCTAG
- a CDS encoding glycosyltransferase, protein MIPKILHQTWKTDIVPPRFQPYVESWKRHHPDWTTMFWDDRMLLEFVARHYPDFLPIFCSYDYGVLRADAGRYLLLHHFGGVYADIDCECVAPFDLLTSEDRIVLCKEPDTHALVQADFRGLPYLLFNGTMASPPGHPFWLHLLALLPGLVHAKQAIDATGPCVLTSAQLGYCDQTAFAIHPPDLFSPVDSAGKPAGSGGMTLSIHHWAGTWWTREAPPRWRHKARKLLYQTLHQLTRGTHLDETTTRQSVSPAAVSAALPSGENIAILVPLRDAAQHIEPFLAAIQQLDYPKEKIKLVFCEGDSSDGSWERLQAAVARLGKAYRSIVLLQRQLGTRLDRAKRAHRRLQRVRRSGIAKVRNHLIDHGLAGDDDWALWIDIDVWRFPPDVVTRLIGSGHRIVVPHCVKVAGGDSFDLNSFITIRPTKDYRYYRHVRGGLYQPPLRTPGRLHLSDVRHLDQIGLDGVGGTMLLVDAALHRGGLRFPEIPYRDLIETEGFAALANDLGIRPVGLPKLEILHVPW, encoded by the coding sequence ATGATCCCGAAAATCCTGCACCAGACGTGGAAGACCGACATCGTCCCACCCCGTTTCCAGCCCTATGTCGAAAGCTGGAAGCGGCACCATCCGGACTGGACGACGATGTTCTGGGACGACCGGATGCTGCTCGAGTTCGTCGCCAGGCACTATCCGGATTTCCTGCCGATTTTTTGCAGCTACGACTATGGCGTGCTGCGCGCCGACGCCGGCCGCTACCTGCTCCTCCACCATTTCGGCGGCGTTTATGCCGATATCGACTGCGAATGCGTAGCGCCGTTCGATCTCCTCACGAGCGAGGACCGGATCGTGCTGTGCAAGGAACCGGATACGCATGCGCTTGTGCAGGCGGATTTCCGTGGGCTGCCCTATCTGCTGTTCAACGGCACGATGGCCAGCCCGCCCGGACATCCGTTCTGGCTGCACCTTTTGGCGCTGCTGCCGGGACTGGTCCACGCAAAACAGGCGATCGATGCGACAGGACCTTGCGTGCTTACCTCGGCGCAGCTCGGCTATTGCGACCAGACCGCCTTCGCCATCCATCCGCCCGATCTGTTTTCACCTGTCGACTCGGCCGGCAAGCCTGCCGGCAGCGGAGGCATGACGCTGTCGATCCATCATTGGGCCGGCACCTGGTGGACGCGCGAAGCACCGCCGCGATGGCGGCACAAGGCGCGCAAGCTGCTCTATCAGACCTTGCATCAGCTGACGCGCGGGACCCATCTTGATGAAACGACCACCAGGCAGAGCGTCAGCCCTGCCGCGGTTTCAGCAGCTCTACCGTCCGGCGAAAACATCGCCATCCTGGTGCCGCTGCGCGACGCCGCCCAGCACATTGAGCCATTCCTCGCCGCCATACAGCAGCTGGATTACCCCAAGGAAAAGATCAAACTCGTCTTTTGCGAAGGCGATAGCTCCGATGGCAGCTGGGAGCGGCTGCAGGCCGCGGTGGCACGGCTCGGCAAGGCATATCGCAGCATCGTGCTGCTGCAGAGACAGCTCGGCACTCGCCTGGACCGGGCAAAGCGCGCCCACCGGCGCCTGCAGCGCGTCAGACGCAGCGGCATCGCCAAAGTGCGCAACCACCTCATCGATCATGGGCTTGCCGGGGACGATGACTGGGCGCTGTGGATCGACATCGATGTCTGGCGATTCCCGCCGGATGTCGTCACCCGGCTGATCGGAAGCGGCCACCGCATTGTCGTGCCCCACTGCGTCAAGGTTGCGGGCGGCGACAGCTTCGATCTCAACAGCTTCATCACCATCCGGCCAACCAAGGACTATCGCTACTACCGCCACGTGCGCGGCGGCCTCTATCAGCCGCCGTTGCGTACGCCGGGCCGCCTGCATCTCAGCGATGTCAGGCATCTCGACCAGATTGGACTGGACGGTGTCGGCGGCACCATGCTGCTGGTCGATGCCGCCTTGCATCGCGGCGGCCTGCGTTTCCCGGAGATACCCTACCGCGACCTGATCGAGACGGAGGGTTTTGCCGCTTTAGCCAACGATCTCGGTATAAGGCCGGTGGGCCTGCCCAAGCTCGAGATTCTGCACGTGCCCTGGTGA